In the Topomyia yanbarensis strain Yona2022 chromosome 3, ASM3024719v1, whole genome shotgun sequence genome, one interval contains:
- the LOC131687744 gene encoding pyrroline-5-carboxylate reductase 2-like isoform X2: MTASFHPSDEPNIKAFKSFGAETFVENLPVVKNSEVIFVSVKPSVVSTVLENVRPNSEGKLFISIAMGVTIAELEKSLSPKARVIRVMPNTPALVRSGASVYVRGKTATVDDCALTQSLFEAIGTCEEVTEYLMDPITALSGSGPAYIFVLIEALADGGVRMGLPRDLAYRLASQTVLGSGKLVRESGRHPGQLKDDVTSPAGSTAAGLAFLEQNAFRHAVAGAVEAATLRCRQVSGNK; this comes from the exons ATGACCGCTAGCTTTCATCCGTCGGACGAGCCAAACATCAAGGCATTTAAATCATTTGGGGCGGAAACATTTGTGGAGAATCTTCCTGTAGTGAAAAATTCGGAAGTAATTTTCGTCTCTGTCAAGCCCTCGGTTGTTTCAACCGTCCTAGAAAATGTTCGTCCTAATAGTGAAGGGAAATTATTTATCTCGATTGCCATGGGAGTTACAATTGCTGAATTGGAGAAG TCTCTTTCGCCGAAAGCACGTGTCATAAGAGTTATGCCAAACACACCCGCCTTAGTTCGAAGTGGAGCTTCAGTGTATGTTCGCGGCAAGACTGCTACTGTTGATGATTGTGCTCTAACCCAATCTCTCTTTGAAGCGATCGGTACCTGTGAAGAAGTAACTGAATATCTAATGGATCCCATCACTGCCCTTTCGGGTAGTGGTCCAGCTTATATTTTTGTGCTGATAGAAGCGCTTGCAGACGGAGGAGTGCGCATGGGACTGCCACGCGATTTAGCTTATCGACTGGCATCGCAAACTGTGTTGGGATCTGGAAAATTGGTGCGAGAATCCGGTCGGCACCCAGGACAGTTGAAAGATGACGTAACAAGCCCAGCCGGCTCGACCGCAGCCGGATTGGCATTCTTGGAGCAAAATG CATTTCGACATGCCGTAGCCGGAGCAGTGGAAGCGGCGACACTTCGATGCCGTCAAGTTTCAGGCAATAAATAA
- the LOC131687744 gene encoding pyrroline-5-carboxylate reductase 2-like isoform X1 has translation MSKLLRIGFLGGGKMAQAMANGFISAGLTKGQNMTASFHPSDEPNIKAFKSFGAETFVENLPVVKNSEVIFVSVKPSVVSTVLENVRPNSEGKLFISIAMGVTIAELEKSLSPKARVIRVMPNTPALVRSGASVYVRGKTATVDDCALTQSLFEAIGTCEEVTEYLMDPITALSGSGPAYIFVLIEALADGGVRMGLPRDLAYRLASQTVLGSGKLVRESGRHPGQLKDDVTSPAGSTAAGLAFLEQNAFRHAVAGAVEAATLRCRQVSGNK, from the exons ATGAGCAAGTTGCTTAGGATTGGATTCCTCGGTGGAGGTAAAATGGCACAGGCGATGGCGAACGGATTCATTTCTGCAG GACTAACGAAGGGACAGAACATGACCGCTAGCTTTCATCCGTCGGACGAGCCAAACATCAAGGCATTTAAATCATTTGGGGCGGAAACATTTGTGGAGAATCTTCCTGTAGTGAAAAATTCGGAAGTAATTTTCGTCTCTGTCAAGCCCTCGGTTGTTTCAACCGTCCTAGAAAATGTTCGTCCTAATAGTGAAGGGAAATTATTTATCTCGATTGCCATGGGAGTTACAATTGCTGAATTGGAGAAG TCTCTTTCGCCGAAAGCACGTGTCATAAGAGTTATGCCAAACACACCCGCCTTAGTTCGAAGTGGAGCTTCAGTGTATGTTCGCGGCAAGACTGCTACTGTTGATGATTGTGCTCTAACCCAATCTCTCTTTGAAGCGATCGGTACCTGTGAAGAAGTAACTGAATATCTAATGGATCCCATCACTGCCCTTTCGGGTAGTGGTCCAGCTTATATTTTTGTGCTGATAGAAGCGCTTGCAGACGGAGGAGTGCGCATGGGACTGCCACGCGATTTAGCTTATCGACTGGCATCGCAAACTGTGTTGGGATCTGGAAAATTGGTGCGAGAATCCGGTCGGCACCCAGGACAGTTGAAAGATGACGTAACAAGCCCAGCCGGCTCGACCGCAGCCGGATTGGCATTCTTGGAGCAAAATG CATTTCGACATGCCGTAGCCGGAGCAGTGGAAGCGGCGACACTTCGATGCCGTCAAGTTTCAGGCAATAAATAA